One Mycobacterium kubicae genomic window carries:
- a CDS encoding acyl-CoA dehydrogenase family protein, translating to MTTMHARSLPIVDADNLVARAADLVPLLSFNAARADRQRHVPAENLDELREARLLRMMTPRRWGGHEAGCETKIRVVSELARGCASTSWLLAFLTRGAWFVGMMGKQAQSDVWATGPDTTVAAAVSPSGTAEIVDGGYRVSGRWRYCSGVEHADWVLLGARLEGPDGQPAPIVTLVPRDQVDIEDTWHVTGMRGTGSNTIVATGVTVPSHRTIPLAAVENAQRPFRRAAPYHVPLTLCTLLDLTGPQLGLARAALELVIDNTAKRGVSVQLVVARAASSIDTAQALVLTAAQEMDRAGRTRVRPALLDCARMHTKLTRGIVEARDAIRELMSVAGSSAFAEANPLQRIWRDSEITSSHAVSNPGITAEDYGRLLLGVDEPMVSDR from the coding sequence ATGACCACAATGCACGCGAGGAGTTTGCCGATCGTCGACGCCGACAATCTGGTGGCCCGCGCCGCAGACCTGGTTCCCTTGCTCAGCTTCAACGCCGCGCGCGCCGACCGTCAGCGGCATGTACCGGCGGAGAACTTGGATGAGCTTCGCGAGGCCCGGCTATTGCGGATGATGACCCCGCGCCGATGGGGCGGACACGAGGCGGGATGCGAGACGAAGATCAGGGTGGTCAGTGAGCTGGCCCGCGGCTGCGCCTCGACAAGCTGGCTGTTGGCTTTCCTCACCCGGGGGGCCTGGTTCGTCGGCATGATGGGCAAACAAGCGCAAAGCGACGTGTGGGCGACCGGTCCGGACACGACGGTGGCGGCAGCTGTCTCGCCGTCGGGCACGGCAGAGATCGTCGACGGTGGATATCGCGTCAGCGGCCGGTGGCGATATTGCTCCGGTGTCGAGCACGCTGATTGGGTGCTGCTGGGCGCTCGGTTGGAGGGCCCCGACGGCCAACCGGCGCCCATCGTGACGCTGGTCCCCCGCGACCAGGTCGACATCGAAGACACCTGGCACGTCACCGGCATGCGCGGAACCGGCTCCAACACCATCGTGGCCACCGGCGTCACCGTGCCATCCCATCGGACAATCCCCCTGGCCGCAGTCGAAAACGCGCAACGCCCGTTCCGACGCGCGGCGCCCTACCACGTGCCGCTGACGCTGTGCACCTTGCTCGACCTGACCGGGCCGCAACTCGGGTTAGCACGGGCTGCACTGGAATTGGTGATTGATAACACTGCTAAGCGCGGGGTCAGTGTGCAGCTGGTCGTGGCCCGAGCGGCGTCATCCATCGACACCGCCCAAGCGCTGGTACTCACCGCGGCCCAGGAGATGGACCGCGCCGGCCGCACCCGGGTGCGGCCCGCCTTGCTCGACTGTGCCCGCATGCACACCAAGCTCACCCGCGGGATCGTCGAGGCGCGCGACGCGATCCGCGAGCTGATGTCGGTAGCCGGCAGCTCGGCGTTCGCCGAAGCCAACCCGCTGCAACGCATCTGGCGCGACAGCGAAATTACCAGCAGCCACGCCGTCAGTAACCCAGGGATCACCGCCGAAGACTACGGCCGGCTGCTCTTGGGTGTCGACGAGCCGATGGTCTCCGATCGGTAG
- a CDS encoding acyl-CoA dehydrogenase family protein produces MTTLHDRTCPTIDADLVARARELVPLLAFNAARADRERRIPNENLTELRDAGLLRMMTPRRCGGHEASFETKITVVSELARGCAATSWVLALLTGGAWFVGMMNEQAQQDVWENGPDTTVAVAVPPSGTAEIVDGGYRVSGRWPYCSGVEHSDWVLLGARLEGPDGQPAPIVTLVPRDQVDIEDTWHVTGMRGTGSNTVVATGVTVPSHRTISLGAVEAGHVDTPFVDEAPYHVPLTLGALSDLTGPQLGLARAALDLVIDNAARRGVSATTYSRQTEAPTVQVAVARAASSIDTAQALVLTAAQEMDRAGRTRVRPALLDRARMHTKLTRGIAEARDAIRGLMSVAGSSAFAEANPLQRIWRDSEIASSHAVSNPAISAEVYGRLLLGVDEPMVIPL; encoded by the coding sequence ATGACCACACTCCACGACAGGACCTGTCCCACGATCGACGCCGACCTGGTGGCCCGCGCCAGGGAGCTGGTGCCCCTGCTCGCCTTCAACGCCGCGCGCGCCGACCGGGAACGCCGTATTCCCAACGAGAATCTGACCGAGCTTCGCGACGCCGGGCTATTGCGCATGATGACACCACGCCGATGTGGCGGCCATGAGGCGAGCTTCGAAACCAAGATCACCGTGGTGAGTGAGTTGGCTCGCGGCTGCGCCGCCACAAGCTGGGTGCTGGCGCTGCTCACCGGCGGTGCCTGGTTCGTCGGGATGATGAATGAACAAGCCCAACAGGACGTCTGGGAGAACGGTCCGGACACGACGGTCGCGGTCGCCGTCCCGCCGTCGGGCACGGCCGAGATCGTCGACGGTGGATATCGCGTCAGCGGCCGGTGGCCATACTGCTCCGGTGTCGAACACTCCGACTGGGTGCTCCTGGGCGCTCGATTGGAAGGCCCCGACGGCCAACCGGCGCCCATCGTGACGCTGGTCCCCCGCGACCAGGTCGACATCGAAGACACCTGGCACGTCACCGGCATGCGCGGAACCGGCTCCAACACCGTCGTGGCCACCGGCGTCACCGTGCCGTCCCATCGAACGATTTCGCTGGGCGCAGTCGAAGCCGGGCACGTCGACACCCCGTTTGTCGACGAAGCGCCCTACCACGTCCCGCTGACGCTGGGCGCGTTGAGCGATCTCACCGGACCGCAGCTCGGATTAGCCAGAGCTGCACTGGACTTGGTGATCGACAATGCCGCCCGCCGCGGGGTCAGCGCCACGACCTACTCCCGCCAAACCGAAGCACCGACCGTGCAAGTGGCCGTCGCGCGAGCCGCGTCGTCCATCGACACCGCCCAAGCGCTGGTCCTCACCGCTGCCCAGGAGATGGACCGCGCCGGCCGCACCCGGGTGCGGCCCGCCTTGCTCGACCGCGCCCGCATGCACACCAAGCTCACCCGCGGGATCGCCGAAGCGCGCGATGCGATCCGCGGGCTGATGTCGGTGGCCGGCAGTTCAGCGTTCGCCGAAGCCAATCCGCTGCAACGCATCTGGCGCGACAGCGAAATCGCCAGCAGCCACGCCGTGAGCAACCCCGCGATCAGCGCCGAAGTCTACGGCCGATTGCTGTTAGGCGTCGACGAGCCGATGGTGATTCCTTTGTGA
- a CDS encoding PaaI family thioesterase, translating to MDATFEVLSEEELGRVTATYAPLAEAVRDLIDATVRTHADDDVIAEARAAIQKVTESLRSQRIRPHGVSYRVDGRPLPLGNAATGQCNPIAPPVVVHHEDDGRCWSEFVLGAAYEGPPSLVHGGVCALVLDHMLGEAASQGLTKPLFTGTITVKYLRGTPLGPLRAEAFVERTEGVKAFARGHLSDAAGVTVEAEGVFIKPAWARDPE from the coding sequence TTGGACGCGACGTTCGAGGTCTTGAGCGAGGAGGAGTTGGGTCGGGTGACGGCCACGTATGCGCCGTTGGCCGAAGCCGTGCGAGACCTGATCGACGCGACCGTACGCACCCACGCCGACGACGACGTCATCGCCGAGGCGCGAGCCGCGATCCAGAAAGTGACCGAATCGCTGCGGAGTCAACGGATCCGGCCGCACGGCGTGAGCTACCGCGTCGACGGTCGGCCGTTGCCGTTGGGTAACGCCGCTACCGGCCAATGCAATCCGATAGCGCCGCCGGTGGTGGTGCATCACGAGGACGACGGGCGGTGCTGGAGCGAGTTCGTCCTGGGTGCGGCTTACGAGGGACCGCCCAGCCTGGTGCACGGCGGTGTCTGCGCACTGGTGCTGGACCACATGCTCGGTGAGGCGGCCAGCCAAGGGCTGACCAAGCCGCTGTTCACCGGAACCATCACCGTCAAGTACCTGCGGGGAACGCCGCTGGGACCGCTGCGCGCCGAAGCCTTCGTGGAACGCACCGAGGGTGTCAAAGCCTTTGCGCGCGGTCATCTTTCGGACGCTGCAGGTGTGACCGTCGAGGCAGAGGGTGTGTTCATCAAGCCGGCGTGGGCGCGGGACCCGGAATGA
- a CDS encoding bifunctional [glutamine synthetase] adenylyltransferase/[glutamine synthetase]-adenylyl-L-tyrosine phosphorylase: MGVTKPATQRPRLPSVGRLGLVDPPAGARLAQLGWAQQDDQAHVDLLWSLSRAPDADAALRALIRLSESLDSEWKQLNAALLTERNLRGRLFSVLGSSLALGDHLIAHPQSWKLLRGNVKLPTIDQLQRSFTECIDDCAGESSGVLLRRLQALYRDHLLVLAALDLAATVEDEPVLPFTVVGAQLADTADAAMAAALRVAEDTLCAGRTPPRLAVIAMGKCGARELNYVSDVDVIFVAERADSLSARVASEMMRVASAAFFEVDAGLRPEGRNGELVRTLDSHVAYYQRWAKTWEFQALLKARAAVGDRELGESYLAALKPMVWTACEREDFVSEVQAMRRRVEQLVPADVRGRELKLGTGGLRDVEFAVQLLQLVHGRSDESLHVASTVDALAALSAGGYIGREDAANLTASYEFLRLLEHRLQLQRLKRTHLLPEFDDEEAVRWLARAAHIRPDGRHDAAGVLREELKNQNHRVSRLHDKLFYQPLLESIGPTGLQIGQGMTSEAAERQLAALGYEGPQTALKHMSALVNQSGRRGRVQSVLLPRLLDWLSYAPDPDRGLLAYRRLSESMAGQTWYLATLRDKAAVARRLMHVLGTSAFVPDLLMRAPEVIQQYSDGPSGPKLLETEPAAVARALVAAAGRQTDPDRAIAAARTLRRRELARIGSADLLGMLEVTEVCRALTSVWVAVLQAALEAVIRANLPEDGRPPAAIAVIGMGRLGGSELGYGSDADVMYVCEPAHGSEDSRAVKWATMIAEQVRARLGTPSVDPPLEVDANLRPEGRNGPLVRTIGSYAAYYAQWAQPWEIQALLRAHAVAGDAELGQRFLVMADKTRYPPDGVSADAVREIRRIKARVSSERLPRGADPNTHTKLGRGGLADIEWTVQLLQLRHAHEIPALHNTSTLQSLDVIAEAGLMPEDEVDLLRQAWLTATRARNALVLVRGKPTDQLPGPGRQLNAVAVAAGWQGEDGGEFLDNYLRVTRRAKAVVRKVFGS; the protein is encoded by the coding sequence ATGGGCGTGACCAAGCCCGCGACGCAGCGACCCAGGCTGCCCAGCGTGGGCCGGCTCGGATTGGTCGACCCGCCTGCCGGCGCGCGGCTGGCGCAACTCGGCTGGGCTCAGCAGGACGACCAGGCGCATGTCGACCTGCTGTGGTCACTGTCGCGAGCGCCGGACGCCGACGCTGCACTGCGGGCGCTGATTCGGCTCTCGGAGAGTTTGGACTCCGAATGGAAGCAGCTGAATGCGGCGCTGCTCACCGAGCGCAACCTGCGCGGGCGGCTGTTCTCCGTACTGGGTTCGTCACTGGCGCTGGGTGACCACCTGATCGCTCATCCGCAGTCGTGGAAGCTGTTGCGCGGCAACGTGAAACTGCCGACGATAGATCAGTTGCAGCGCTCGTTCACCGAGTGCATCGACGACTGCGCCGGCGAGTCGTCGGGCGTACTCCTGCGCCGGCTGCAGGCCCTGTACCGCGACCACCTGCTGGTGCTGGCCGCACTGGACCTGGCCGCGACCGTGGAAGACGAGCCGGTGCTGCCGTTCACAGTGGTCGGTGCCCAATTGGCGGACACCGCCGATGCCGCGATGGCCGCGGCACTGCGGGTGGCCGAAGACACGTTGTGCGCGGGCCGCACCCCGCCCCGCCTGGCGGTCATCGCGATGGGCAAATGCGGTGCGCGCGAACTGAATTACGTCAGTGACGTCGACGTCATCTTCGTCGCCGAGCGCGCCGACTCACTGAGCGCCCGAGTGGCCAGCGAGATGATGCGGGTGGCCTCCGCGGCGTTCTTCGAGGTGGACGCCGGGCTGCGCCCGGAGGGCCGCAACGGTGAGCTGGTCCGGACGCTGGACTCGCACGTCGCCTACTACCAGCGCTGGGCCAAGACCTGGGAGTTCCAGGCGTTGCTGAAAGCCCGCGCGGCCGTCGGTGACCGGGAACTCGGCGAAAGTTACCTTGCCGCGCTCAAGCCGATGGTGTGGACCGCCTGCGAGCGCGAGGACTTCGTAAGCGAAGTGCAAGCCATGCGGCGCCGGGTGGAACAGTTGGTGCCCGCCGACGTACGCGGCCGCGAATTGAAGCTGGGCACCGGTGGGCTGCGCGACGTGGAATTCGCCGTCCAGTTGCTGCAACTGGTGCACGGCCGCAGCGACGAGTCGCTGCACGTGGCCTCTACGGTGGACGCCCTGGCGGCGTTGAGCGCCGGCGGCTACATCGGACGCGAGGACGCGGCGAACCTGACCGCCTCCTACGAGTTTCTGCGCCTCCTCGAACACCGCCTGCAGTTGCAGCGGCTCAAGCGCACCCACCTGTTGCCCGAATTCGACGACGAGGAAGCGGTGCGCTGGCTGGCGCGGGCGGCGCACATCCGGCCCGACGGCCGGCACGACGCCGCCGGGGTATTGCGTGAGGAGCTCAAGAACCAGAACCACCGGGTGTCCCGGCTGCACGACAAGCTCTTCTATCAACCCTTGCTGGAATCGATCGGTCCGACCGGGCTGCAGATCGGCCAAGGCATGACGTCGGAGGCCGCCGAGCGTCAGCTCGCAGCGCTGGGCTACGAGGGGCCGCAGACCGCCCTCAAGCACATGTCGGCTCTGGTCAACCAGAGCGGCCGGCGCGGACGCGTGCAGTCGGTGTTGTTGCCCCGGTTACTGGACTGGCTGTCGTATGCGCCCGACCCCGACCGCGGGCTGCTGGCCTACCGCCGACTCAGCGAGAGCATGGCCGGCCAGACCTGGTACTTGGCGACGCTGCGCGACAAGGCCGCGGTGGCCAGACGTTTGATGCATGTGCTGGGCACCTCCGCCTTCGTGCCTGACCTGCTCATGCGGGCCCCGGAAGTCATCCAGCAGTACTCCGACGGGCCGTCGGGCCCGAAGCTGTTGGAAACCGAGCCGGCTGCGGTGGCGCGGGCACTGGTCGCCGCGGCGGGCCGGCAGACCGATCCCGATCGAGCCATCGCGGCCGCGCGCACGCTGCGTCGTCGGGAGCTGGCCCGGATTGGTTCGGCCGACCTGCTGGGCATGCTCGAGGTCACCGAGGTGTGCCGCGCGTTGACGTCGGTGTGGGTGGCGGTGCTGCAAGCCGCGCTGGAGGCGGTGATTCGCGCCAACTTGCCCGAGGATGGTCGCCCGCCGGCGGCCATCGCGGTGATCGGCATGGGCCGGCTGGGTGGCTCCGAGCTGGGCTATGGGTCCGACGCCGACGTGATGTATGTGTGCGAGCCGGCCCACGGGTCCGAAGATTCGCGCGCCGTCAAATGGGCGACCATGATCGCCGAGCAGGTGCGGGCACGATTGGGCACGCCAAGTGTCGACCCGCCGCTGGAGGTCGACGCCAACCTCCGTCCCGAGGGCCGCAACGGACCACTCGTCCGCACCATCGGGTCGTATGCCGCCTACTACGCGCAGTGGGCGCAGCCGTGGGAAATCCAGGCGCTGCTACGCGCACACGCGGTGGCCGGTGACGCGGAGCTGGGTCAACGGTTCCTGGTGATGGCCGACAAGACGCGCTATCCGCCCGACGGGGTATCGGCCGACGCGGTGCGCGAGATCCGCCGGATCAAGGCCCGTGTCTCGTCCGAGCGACTGCCGCGCGGAGCCGACCCCAACACCCACACCAAACTCGGCCGCGGCGGACTGGCCGATATCGAGTGGACCGTGCAGCTGCTGCAGTTGCGCCACGCCCACGAGATTCCCGCGCTGCACAACACCTCGACGCTGCAATCACTGGACGTGATCGCCGAGGCCGGCCTGATGCCCGAAGACGAGGTGGATCTGTTGCGGCAGGCCTGGTTGACCGCCACCCGGGCCCGTAACGCGCTGGTTTTGGTGCGGGGCAAGCCGACCGATCAATTGCCCGGGCCGGGGCGCCAACTCAACGCGGTCGCGGTGGCCGCCGGCTGGCAAGGTGAGGACGGCGGGGAATTCTTGGATAACTACCTGCGGGTGACGCGACGGGCCAAAGCCGTCGTGCGCAAGGTGTTCGGGTCGTGA
- the glnA gene encoding type I glutamate--ammonia ligase: MTTTPDDVFKLARDENVEFVDVRFCDLPGIMQHFTIPISFFDESVFEDGLAFDGSSIRGFQSIHESDMLLLPDADTAKIDQFREAKTLNMNFFVHDPFTLEPYSRDPRNVARKAENYLISTGIADTAYFGAEAEFYIFDSVSFDSRTNGAFYEVDAISGWWNTGAPNEADGSPNRGYKVRPKGGYFPVAPVDHYVDLRDKMLTNLINAGFSLEKGHHEVGTGGQAEINYKFNTLLHAADDMQLYKYIVKNTAWQHGKTVTFMPKPLFGDNGSGMHTHQSLWKDGNPLMYDETGYAGLSDTARHYIGGLLHHAPSLLAFTNPTVNSYKRLVPGYEAPINLVYSQRNRSACVRIPITGSNPKAKRLEFRCPDSSGNPYLAFSAMLMAGLDGIRNKIEPQAPVDKDLYELPPEEAANIPQAPVQLSAVIDRLEADHEYLTEGGVFTPDLIETWISFKRENEILPVQVRPHPYEFALYYDV, encoded by the coding sequence GTGACAACGACGCCCGACGACGTCTTCAAACTCGCCAGGGACGAAAACGTCGAGTTTGTCGACGTCCGGTTCTGTGACCTGCCCGGCATCATGCAGCACTTCACAATTCCGATTTCATTCTTCGACGAGAGCGTGTTCGAGGACGGCCTGGCCTTCGATGGCTCGTCGATTCGCGGGTTCCAGTCGATCCACGAGTCCGACATGCTCCTGCTGCCGGACGCCGACACCGCGAAGATCGACCAGTTCCGCGAAGCCAAGACGCTGAACATGAACTTCTTCGTGCACGACCCGTTCACCCTCGAGCCCTACTCGCGCGACCCGCGCAACGTGGCGCGCAAGGCGGAGAACTACCTGATCAGCACCGGTATCGCCGACACTGCCTACTTCGGCGCCGAGGCCGAGTTCTACATCTTCGACTCCGTCAGCTTCGACTCGCGCACCAACGGCGCGTTCTACGAAGTCGACGCCATCTCGGGTTGGTGGAACACCGGAGCCCCCAACGAAGCCGACGGCAGCCCCAACCGTGGTTACAAGGTCCGCCCCAAGGGCGGTTACTTCCCGGTGGCACCCGTCGACCACTACGTCGACCTGCGCGACAAGATGCTGACCAACCTGATCAACGCCGGCTTCAGCCTGGAGAAGGGCCACCACGAGGTGGGCACCGGCGGGCAGGCCGAGATCAACTACAAGTTCAACACGCTGCTGCATGCGGCTGACGACATGCAGCTCTACAAGTACATCGTGAAGAACACCGCGTGGCAGCACGGCAAGACCGTCACGTTCATGCCCAAGCCGCTGTTCGGGGACAACGGCTCGGGTATGCACACCCACCAGTCGCTGTGGAAAGACGGCAACCCGTTGATGTACGACGAGACCGGGTACGCCGGCCTGTCGGACACCGCGCGCCACTACATCGGCGGTCTGCTGCACCACGCGCCGTCGCTGCTGGCCTTCACCAACCCGACGGTGAACTCCTACAAGCGGCTGGTGCCCGGCTACGAGGCCCCGATCAACCTGGTCTACAGCCAGCGCAACCGCTCGGCGTGTGTGCGGATCCCGATCACCGGCAGCAACCCGAAGGCCAAGCGGCTCGAGTTCCGTTGCCCCGACTCCTCAGGTAACCCGTACCTGGCGTTCTCGGCCATGTTGATGGCTGGGCTGGACGGCATCCGGAACAAGATCGAGCCGCAGGCTCCGGTCGACAAAGACCTCTACGAGCTGCCGCCGGAGGAGGCCGCGAACATCCCGCAGGCGCCTGTGCAACTGTCCGCGGTGATCGACCGGCTCGAAGCCGACCACGAATACCTCACGGAGGGCGGCGTTTTCACGCCCGACCTGATCGAGACGTGGATCAGCTTCAAGCGGGAGAACGAGATCCTTCCGGTTCAGGTGCGTCCGCACCCCTACGAGTTCGCCCTGTACTACGACGTTTAA
- a CDS encoding helix-turn-helix domain-containing protein encodes MQAKPLTFTSYREVISRTLVPLVAAPLGDAPFWAELDGAGCGELQITTVRSTAQRVRRTSALIDDAVGGYAMATIHVAGQCRVEQDGRSAQLTPGAIVFCDSTRPFDFSFDGSFEQVIVQVRRDAVPQRALKRASGLPLGGEDGRAAAVGAFFRALAGSDCSAFATHALGLISSTVAIAAGAQTAPDELDRERVLLHLRRAFRDPALDADAVARSCHLSRRTLFRLFRDSPRSLADELREIRVAEAQRLLRIHPGRSVADIAAASGFGGETQLRRAFRAVAGTTPGRYRSETIGSSTPKSSRP; translated from the coding sequence ATGCAGGCCAAGCCGTTGACCTTCACCAGCTATCGGGAAGTGATCAGCCGTACGTTGGTTCCGCTCGTCGCCGCTCCGTTGGGAGACGCCCCGTTCTGGGCGGAACTCGACGGGGCAGGGTGTGGCGAGCTGCAGATCACGACTGTCCGCTCGACAGCGCAGCGGGTGCGCCGCACCTCGGCGCTGATCGATGACGCCGTCGGCGGGTACGCCATGGCGACGATCCACGTCGCCGGTCAGTGCCGGGTGGAACAAGACGGCCGGTCGGCGCAGCTGACGCCCGGCGCCATCGTGTTCTGCGACAGCACCCGCCCGTTTGACTTCTCCTTCGACGGCTCGTTTGAACAGGTGATCGTGCAGGTCCGGCGCGATGCGGTGCCGCAGCGAGCCCTCAAGCGAGCCAGTGGCTTGCCCCTGGGCGGAGAGGATGGCCGGGCGGCAGCGGTGGGCGCGTTCTTCCGGGCACTCGCCGGGTCGGACTGTTCGGCCTTCGCGACCCACGCTCTTGGCCTGATCAGCTCGACGGTGGCCATCGCCGCCGGTGCGCAGACCGCACCTGACGAACTCGACCGGGAGCGGGTGCTGCTGCACCTACGTCGAGCCTTCCGCGACCCCGCCCTGGACGCGGACGCGGTGGCCCGCAGCTGCCACCTGTCTCGGCGCACGCTGTTTCGACTGTTCCGTGACAGTCCACGGTCGCTGGCCGACGAGCTGCGAGAAATCCGGGTCGCCGAAGCGCAACGCCTGCTTCGTATTCATCCCGGTCGTTCGGTTGCCGACATCGCCGCGGCATCGGGGTTCGGCGGGGAAACCCAGTTGCGCCGAGCTTTCCGCGCCGTGGCCGGCACCACGCCCGGACGCTACCGATCGGAGACCATCGGCTCGTCGACACCCAAGAGCAGCCGGCCGTAG
- the glnA gene encoding type I glutamate--ammonia ligase — MDRQKEFVLRTLEERDIRFVRLWFTDVLGFLKSVAIAPAELEGAFEEGIGFDGSSIEGFARVSESDTVANPDPSTFQVLPWTTPAGHHHSARIFCDISMPDGSPSWADPRHVLRRQLTKANELGFSCYVHPEIEFFLLKSGPEDGSVPIPIDNAGYFDQAIHDSASNFRREAIEALEFMGISVEFSHHEGAPGQQEIDLRFADALSMADNVMTFRYLIKEVALGQGARASFMPKPFGQHPGSAMHTHMSLFEGDVNAFHSTDDPLQLSDVGKSFIAGILEHASEISAVTNQWVNSYKRLVHGGEAPTAASWGAANRSALVRVPMYTPHKTSSRRIEVRSPDSACNPYLAFAVLLAAGLRGVEKGYVLGPQAEDNVWDLTAEERRTMGYRELPSSLDAALRAMEASELVAETLGEHVFDFFLRNKRSEWANYRSHVTPYELSTYLSL; from the coding sequence ATGGATCGACAGAAGGAATTCGTCCTCCGCACCCTGGAGGAACGGGACATCCGCTTCGTGCGGCTCTGGTTCACAGACGTGCTCGGGTTCCTCAAGTCGGTCGCGATCGCCCCAGCCGAACTCGAAGGCGCCTTCGAAGAGGGCATCGGCTTCGACGGATCCTCGATCGAGGGCTTCGCGCGGGTCTCTGAATCCGACACCGTGGCGAACCCGGATCCGTCGACATTTCAGGTGCTGCCCTGGACCACTCCGGCCGGCCACCACCACTCCGCGCGGATCTTCTGCGACATCAGCATGCCGGACGGCTCGCCCTCGTGGGCCGATCCGCGCCACGTGCTGCGCCGTCAACTGACCAAGGCGAACGAGCTCGGCTTCTCCTGCTACGTGCACCCCGAGATCGAATTCTTCCTGCTCAAGTCCGGCCCCGAAGACGGCTCGGTGCCCATTCCGATCGACAACGCCGGCTACTTCGACCAAGCGATACACGACTCCGCGTCCAACTTCCGCCGCGAGGCGATCGAAGCCCTTGAGTTCATGGGCATTTCGGTGGAGTTCAGCCACCACGAGGGCGCGCCGGGTCAGCAAGAAATCGACCTGCGCTTCGCCGACGCGCTGTCGATGGCCGACAACGTGATGACGTTCCGCTACCTCATCAAAGAAGTTGCGCTCGGACAGGGCGCGCGGGCGTCGTTCATGCCCAAGCCGTTCGGGCAGCACCCGGGCTCGGCGATGCACACCCACATGAGCCTGTTCGAGGGCGACGTCAACGCGTTCCACAGCACCGACGACCCGTTGCAGCTGTCCGACGTTGGCAAATCCTTCATCGCCGGGATCCTGGAGCACGCCTCCGAGATCAGCGCGGTGACCAACCAATGGGTCAACTCCTACAAGCGGCTGGTTCACGGTGGGGAAGCGCCCACCGCCGCATCCTGGGGAGCGGCCAACCGTTCCGCGCTGGTGCGGGTCCCGATGTACACCCCGCACAAGACGTCGTCGCGGCGCATCGAGGTGCGCAGCCCCGACTCGGCCTGCAACCCCTACCTGGCCTTCGCGGTGCTGCTGGCCGCCGGGTTGCGCGGCGTGGAGAAGGGCTACGTGCTCGGCCCGCAGGCCGAGGACAACGTCTGGGACCTCACTGCCGAGGAACGGCGCACCATGGGCTACCGCGAGTTGCCGTCCAGCCTGGACGCCGCCCTGCGTGCGATGGAGGCCTCCGAGCTGGTCGCAGAAACGTTGGGGGAGCACGTGTTTGACTTCTTCCTCCGCAACAAGCGCTCGGAGTGGGCCAACTACCGCAGCCACGTCACGCCGTACGAGCTGAGCACCTACCTTTCGCTGTAA
- a CDS encoding TIGR03619 family F420-dependent LLM class oxidoreductase has product MKFYISSAFLNTTEVIEIARAADELGYDGIGIPDHVVNLETLATPYPYTKDGQRRWQPFTDWPDPWVLVGALAQVTSQLRFVNTVYIPAMRNPYSAAKAIGTAAVLASGRVELGVGVGWCEEEFALMGEQFAARGKRTDEILRLMRALWEPGWTEFQGEFYTTPRLEMQPTPPPIPIYVGGLSDAALRRAARNDGWIGDLIKTDRAIEAVGRLRELRAEIGLSMDGFTVLTPLTDAFTVADYQRAAQAGITGIITMPWMFYAGPDASLADKIDGMQRFRKDLALDG; this is encoded by the coding sequence ATGAAGTTCTATATCAGCAGCGCTTTCTTGAACACCACGGAAGTCATCGAAATCGCCCGCGCCGCCGACGAACTCGGATACGACGGCATCGGGATACCCGACCACGTCGTCAACCTGGAGACCCTGGCCACGCCATACCCGTACACCAAGGACGGGCAGCGACGCTGGCAACCCTTCACCGACTGGCCGGATCCCTGGGTGTTGGTCGGCGCGCTCGCCCAGGTGACGTCGCAGCTGCGGTTCGTCAACACGGTGTACATCCCCGCCATGCGCAATCCCTACTCGGCGGCCAAAGCCATTGGCACCGCAGCGGTTCTGGCATCAGGCCGGGTGGAGCTGGGCGTCGGCGTCGGCTGGTGTGAAGAGGAATTCGCGTTGATGGGCGAGCAGTTCGCGGCCCGGGGGAAACGCACCGACGAAATTCTGCGGCTGATGCGCGCGCTGTGGGAGCCGGGCTGGACCGAATTCCAGGGCGAGTTCTACACGACGCCGCGGTTGGAGATGCAGCCGACGCCGCCGCCCATACCGATCTATGTCGGCGGCCTCAGCGACGCCGCGCTGCGCCGTGCCGCGCGCAACGACGGCTGGATCGGTGATCTGATCAAGACCGACCGGGCCATCGAGGCCGTCGGCCGGCTTCGGGAGCTCCGGGCCGAGATCGGTTTATCCATGGACGGTTTCACGGTACTGACTCCGCTCACCGACGCCTTCACCGTCGCCGACTATCAACGCGCCGCGCAAGCGGGGATCACCGGCATCATCACCATGCCGTGGATGTTCTATGCGGGGCCCGATGCGAGTTTGGCGGACAAGATCGACGGTATGCAGCGCTTCCGCAAGGATCTCGCGCTCGACGGCTAA